Proteins encoded within one genomic window of Sphingosinicella ginsenosidimutans:
- a CDS encoding methylglyoxal synthase has protein sequence MTPSSARPRVLGLVAHDRMKDDLVDWARGWAERLEGLALFATGTTGARVAEALPGLEVTRLLSGPLGGDQQLGAMIAEGRIDALIFFVDPLSPHPHDVDVKALIRVATLADIPFACNRATADAVMRALV, from the coding sequence ATGACCCCATCTTCCGCGCGGCCACGGGTGCTCGGCCTCGTTGCCCACGATCGAATGAAGGACGATCTCGTCGATTGGGCGCGCGGCTGGGCGGAGCGGCTGGAGGGCCTCGCGCTCTTCGCGACCGGCACCACCGGCGCGCGCGTGGCCGAGGCGCTGCCCGGCCTCGAAGTGACCCGGTTGCTGAGCGGCCCGCTCGGCGGGGATCAGCAATTGGGCGCGATGATCGCGGAGGGGCGGATCGACGCGCTCATCTTCTTCGTCGATCCGCTGTCGCCCCATCCGCACGATGTCGACGTCAAGGCACTGATCCGCGTCGCGACGCTTGCCGACATCCCCTTCGCCTGCAACCGCGCAACCGCCGATGCGGTCATGCGCGCGCTCGTCTAG